One Vigna unguiculata cultivar IT97K-499-35 chromosome 7, ASM411807v1, whole genome shotgun sequence genomic region harbors:
- the LOC114190079 gene encoding mitochondrial Rho GTPase 2 → MVGPFSAGDRRVVRVAIVGDGGTGKSTLVAAMASESFPKSVPPVLPPTRLPHNLYPDCVPLTLIDTPSSFEKQGARNEELKRADAVVLTYACNELLSFERLSTHWLPELRKLEVKAPVIVVGCKLDLRNENQLVSLESLTTNIMQQFTEIVTCVECSAATLYQVPEVFYFALKAVLHPVDPLFDYKRHGLTDRCVRALRRIFILCDQDMDGALNDEELNEFQVKCFNAALQPSEIVKVKSIVQQKVPDGVNSIGLTFPGFIYVHNMFLKKGRTETLWTVLRKFGYDNDLKLRDDFLPVPSMHASDQGVELTREAVEFLNGIFQLLDTDKDLTLQPAEVDNLFDTAPESPWNNAPYKDAAEKTDMGYISLNGFLSQWALMTLLDPKLSLANLIYIGYKGNPAAAFCVTSKRSLNRKKQTTERNVFQCYVFGSKHAGKSALLHSLLGRPFSNNYAPTTVEQYAANVIEVNGVTRKILILREIPEDRLPELLSNQDCLAACDVAVFVYDSSDEHSWKKSRDLLEKVVRHGELTGYRTPCMVIAAKDDLSPLPRAVLDSFKVTQELGIKAPVHVSMKLGDSSNVYNKIVNAAENPHLSIPETEISRRKKQHHQFHRSLIFALVGAAMAVAGLTACRVRAAKKNATTA, encoded by the exons ATGGTGGGCCCCTTCAGCGCCGGCGATCGCAGGGTGGTTAGAGTCGCCATCGTAGGCGACGGTGGCACCGGAAAATCCACACTCGTTGCCGCAATGGCGTCGGAATCTTTCCCCAAGTCCGTTCCGCCCGTGCTCCCTCCCACTCGCTTGCCTCATAATCTCTACCCCGATTGCGTTCCTCTCACCCTCATTGACACACCTTCCAG CTTCGAAAAGCAAGGTGCGCGCAATGAAGAGTTGAAGCGAGCTGACGCGGTGGTCTTAACCTATGCTTGCAACGAACTGTTGAGCTTTGAGCGTTTGAGTACTCACTGGCTCCCTGAACTGCGGAAATTGGAG GTGAAGGCACCTGTGATTGTGGTTGGCTGCAAGCTTGACCTGCGGAATGAAAATCAGCTAGTGAGCTTAGAGAGTCTTACCACAAATATTATGCAACAGTTCACTGAAATTGTCACTTGTGTTGAGTGCTCTGCTGCTACACTTTATCAG gTCCCTGAAGTTTTTTATTTTGCGCTAAAAGCAGTACTGCATCCAGTAGATCCATTGTTTGATTATAAAAGACATGGTTTGACAGATCGATGTGTGAGGGCGTTAAGAAGAATATTTATTCTATGCGATCAAGACATGGATGGTGCTCTCAATGATGAAGAACTAAATGAGTTCCAG GTTAAATGCTTCAATGCAGCATTGCAGCCATCTGAAATAGTAAAAGTCAAATCGATTGTACAGCAGAAAGTACCTGACGGAGTCAACTCTATTGGTCTTACCTTTCCAGGCTTTATTTATGTCCATAACATGTTTCTAAAGAAAGGGCGAACAGAGACATTGTGGACCGTTCTAAGAAAGTTTGGATATGATAATGATTTAAAACTCCGGGATGATTTCCTTCCAGTTCCATCTATGCATGCTTCTGATCAg GGtgtggagctgacacgtgaAGCCGTAGAGTTTTTGAATGGTATCTTTCAATTGTTAGATACAGATAAA GACCTAACTCTACAACCTGCCGAAGTTGATAACCTATTTGATACTGCTCCAGAAAG TCCATGGAACAATGCTCCATATAAGGATGCAGCAGAGAAAACTGATATGGGCTATATCTCTCTAAATGGATTTCTGTCTCAG TGGGCCCTCATGACATTACTTGATCCAAAACTTAGCTTGGCTAATTTGATTTACATTGGATATAAGGGTAATCCTGCTGCAGCATTCTGTGTCACTAGTAAAAGATCATTAAATCGCAAGAAGCAAACAACAGAAAGAAATGTGTTCCAATGCTATGTTTTTGGTTCTAAACATGCTGGGAAATCTGCTTTGCTGCACTCATTACTGGGAAG GCCTTTCTCAAATAATTATGCTCCAACAACAGTTGAGCAGTATGCCGCAAATGTCATTGAAGTAAATGGG GTAACTCGGAAAATTCTCATATTGCGTGAGATACCTGAGGATAGATTACCGGAACTTTTGTCAAATCAAGATTGTTTGGCTGCATGCGATGTAGCTGTTTTTGTGTATGACAG CTCAGATGAACATTCATGGAAGAAATCCAGAGATTTGCTTGAGAAGGTCGTTAGACATGGAGAACTAACTGGTTATAGAACACCTTGCATGGTTATCGCTGCTAAGGATGATTTATCTCCATTGCCAAGGGCAGTACTAGATTCATTTAAG GTTACCCAGGAATTGGGAATAAAGGCACCTGTTCACGTCAGTATGAAACTAGGTGATTCGAGTAATGTGTATAACAAAATTGTTAATGCAGCAGAAAACCCTCATTTGAGCATTCCAGAAACTGAGATTTCGCGAAGAAAGAAGCAACACCACCAGTTTCATCGCTCTCTGATTTTTGCCTTGG TTGGGGCTGCTATGGCGGTTGCCGGTTTGACAGCTTGTCGCGTGCGTGCAGCGAAGAAGAATGCTACTACTGCTTAG